One genomic segment of Saccharomyces kudriavzevii IFO 1802 strain IFO1802 genome assembly, chromosome: 8 includes these proteins:
- the NMD2 gene encoding Nmd2p (similar to Saccharomyces cerevisiae NMD2 (YHR077C); ancestral locus Anc_5.363), giving the protein MDDGRKRELHELNARAWNGEEVFPLKSKKLDSSIKRNTGFIKKLKKGFVKGSEASLLKDLGEASLEKYLSEIIVTVTECLLNVPNKNDDVIAAVEIISGLHQRFNIRFTGLLLGAFLQAFENPSVDIESERDELQRISRIKGNLRVFTELYLVGVFRTLDDAESKDTIPNFLQKKIGKKDPLLFSILREVLNYKFKLGFTTTIATAFIKKFAPFFHDDNNSWDDLISDSNLKCTLQSLFKIFIDATFSRASELHKRVNKLQREHQKCQIRTGKLRDEYIDEYDELLPIFIRFKSSAVTLGEFFKLETPKLEGVSNDDLKEIASPMITNQMLPPNQRLWENEDARKFYEVLPDISEAVEESQPTKTEKDSNTNSKNINLFFADLEMADSKDIIDELSIRYWSSLLDNKATRNRILKFFMETQDWSKLPVYSRFIATNSKYMPEIVSEFINYLDNGFRNQLHSNKINVKNIIFFGEMIKFLLIPSFMIFHKIRTLIMNMQVPNNVEILTILLEHSGKFLLNKPEYKELMEKMVQLIRDKKNDRQLNMNMKGALENIITLLYPPSVKSLNVAIKTLTLEQQFYRILIRSELSNLDFKHVVKLVRKAHWADSAIQKTLFSLFSKPHKVSYQNVPLLTKVLGGLYSYHRDFVIKCIDQILENTERGLEINDYGQNMHRISNVRYLTEIFNYEMIKSDVLLDTIYHIIRFGHVNNQPNPFYLNDSDLPNNYFRIQLVTTILLNINRTPAAFTKKCKILLRFLEYYIFTKDQPLPKETQFRVSSTFKKYENIFDNSKFERSENLVESALKLETLLKSLNTIKSRETESEGSSASTGGGIVSAVSIDVSADENDDDDDDDDDDDDENDDGVDLLGEDEEVETSAADTESVPGKCQEKHDESEDDDEDEDEDEDEDEDEDDDEDEDEDSDSDSEYGGEDEDDDEDSDSDLEYGGDLDADRDIEMKRMYEEYEKKLKDEEERKAEEELERQFQQMMQESLDARKSEKVVASKIPVIPKPVSVQNPLLLKKNEKLSFNMKNDEESSNPKKIAFTFLTKSGKKTQSRVLQLPTNVKFVSDVLEEEEKLKTERDKIKRIVLKRSFD; this is encoded by the exons ATGGAC gatggaagaaaaagggaatTACATGAGTTAAATGCCCGAGCTTGGAATGGCGAGGAAGTCTTCCCCTTGAAAAGTAAGAAATTAGACTCAAGTATAAAGAGAAACACTGGtttcataaaaaaattaaaaaaggGATTTGTAAAAGGTTCAGAAGCCTCATTACTGAAGGATCTAGGTGAGGCCTCCTTAGAAAAGTATCTTTCGGAGATAATAGTTACCGTGACTGAGTGTCTGCTGAACGTTCCAAATAAAAACGACGACGTAATTGCCGCTGTTGAAATTATAAGTGGGCTTCATCAAAGATTCAATATTCGGTTCACTGGTCTTCTTTTGGGCGCTTTTTTACAAGCATTTGAGAATCCTTCAGTTGACATTGAGTCGGAAAGAGATGAACTTCAAAGGATAAGTAGAATCAAAGGAAATCTCCGTGTGTTCACCGAACTTTACTTAGTTGGAGTTTTCAGGACATTGGATGATGCTGAGTCAAAAGACACCATACCAAACTTTCtacagaagaaaattggcAAAAAAGATCCCTTACTATTTAGCATCTTAAGGGAGGTACTTAATTACAAGTTCAAACTGGGTTTTACCACCACTATTGCGACAGCgttcatcaagaaattcgCACCTTTTTTCCATGATGACAATAATTCTTGGGATGACTTGATTTCGGATTCAAACTTGAAATGCACCTTGCAatctttgttcaaaatttttataGATGCTACCTTTTCTAGGGCCTCAGAACTGCATAAAAGGGTGAATAAACTACAAAGGGAACATCAAAAATGCCAGATAAGAACGGGAAAGTTGAGAGACGAGTACATAGATGAGTACGATGAGCTACTTCCGATATTCATCAGATTCAAGAGTTCCGCGGTTACCTTGggagaatttttcaagctaGAAACTCCAAAACTCGAAGGCGTTTCTAATGATGATCTGAAAGAAATTGCTTCTCCAATGATCACGAACCAGATGTTACCACCGAATCAACGATTGTGGGAAAACGAAGACGCAAGGAAATTTTACGAGGTTTTACCAGATATCTCCGAGGCCGTGGAAGAATCACAACCCAccaaaactgaaaaagatTCAAATACGAACtccaaaaatatcaatctATTCTTTGCAGATTTAGAAATGGCAGACTCTAAAGATATAATTGATGAGCTCTCGATCAGATATTGGTCGTCGCTTTTGGATAATAAAGCCACAAGAAACCgaatattgaaatttttcatggaAACACAAGACTGGAGCAAATTGCCAGTATATTCCAGATTTATTGCAACAAACAGTAAATACATGCCAGAGATCGTCTCCGAATTTATTAACTACCTGGATAATGGGTTTAGGAACCAACTGCATTCTAATAAGATTAATgtaaaaaatatcatcttctttggtGAAATGATCAAGTTTCTATTAATACCGTCATTTATGATTTTCCACAAGATTAGAACATTAATTATGAATATGCAAGTGCCAAATAATGTGGAAATTTTGACCATTCTATTGGAACACTCAGGAAAATTCCTACTAAATAAACCAGAATATAAGGAattaatggaaaaaatggtCCAATTAATCAGAGACAAAAAGAATGATAGACAATTGAACATGAACATGAAAGGTGCGCTGGAAAACATAATCACTTTACTTTACCCTCCGTCTGTTAAGTCTTTGAATGTTGCAATAAAAACGCTTACATTAGAACAACAGTTTTATCGTATTCTGATTAGAAGTGAACTAAGTAACCTAGATTTCAAGCATGTCGTAAAGCTGGTTCGTAAAGCCCACTGGGCTGATTCAGCTATTCAGAAAAcactattttctttgttttcaaagcCACATAAGGTAAGTTACCAAAATGTTCCCCTACTAACTAAAGTTCTAGGTGGTCTATACAGTTATCACCGTGACTTTGTCATCAAGTGTATAGATCAAATATTAGAAAACACTGAACGGGGCTTAGAGATCAACGATTATGGACAAAATATGCATAGGATATCGAACGTGAGGTATTTAACTGAGATCTTTAACTATGAAATGATAAAATCCGACGTTTTGTTAGATACCATTTATCACATTATAAGATTCGGTCACGTAAATAACCAACCCAATCCTTTTTATCTGAATGATTCAGATCTACCAAATAATTACTTCAGAATTCAGCTGGTTACTACAATTCTACTAAATATCAACAGGACACCTGCTGCCTTTACTAAAAAGTGCAAAATTTTGTTAAGGTTTTTGGAATATTACATTTTTACCAAAGATCAGCCTTTACCTAAAGAGACACAGTTCAGGGTTTCCAGCACATTCAAAAAGtatgaaaatattttcgACAACTCCAAGTTTGAAAGATCAGAAAACCTGGTCGAAAGTGCTCTGAAGCTGGAAACTTTACTGAAATCATTAAACACTATAAAAAGCAGAGAGACCGAATCGGAAGGATCTTCGGCAAGCACTGGTGGCGGTATTGTAAGCGCAGTTTCCATTGATGTAAGTgctgatgaaaatgatgatgatgatgatgatgatgatgatgatgatgatgaaaatgatgatggtgtCGATTTATTAGGAGAAGATGAGGAAGTGGAGACAAGTGCGGCTGATACTGAATCAGTACCAGGGAAATGTCAAGAGAAGCATGATGAGAGTGAggatgatgacgaagacgaagacgaggatgaagatgaagacgaagatgaagatgacgatgaagatgaagatgaagacagTGATTCTGATTCCGAATATGGTggcgaagatgaagatgacgacgaAGATAGTGATTCTGATTTGGAATATGGTGGTGACCTTGACGCCGACAGAGATATTGAAATGAAACGAATGTATGAAGAGTACgagaagaaattaaaagatgaagaagaaagaaaggcagaagaagaattggaaagGCAGTTTCAACAAATGATGCAAGAATCCTTAGACGCAAGAAAGAGCGAAAAAGTTGTTGCTAGCAAAATACCAGTAATTCCAAAGCCGGTTAGCGTACAAAATCCCTTATTgctgaaaaagaatgaaaagctttctttcaatatGAAAAACGACGAAGAATCATCTaatccaaagaaaattgcaTTTACGTTTTTGACTAAGAGTGGCAAGAAAACGCAATCAAGAGTTTTACAGTTACCGACGAATGTGAAGTTTGTTTCTGATgttcttgaagaagaagaaaagctgAAAACCGAAAGagacaaaatcaaaaggaTTGTTCTAAAACGCTCCTTTGATTGA
- the PTC7 gene encoding type 2C protein phosphatase PTC7 (similar to Saccharomyces cerevisiae PTC7 (YHR076W); ancestral locus Anc_5.362), translating into MFANIGLRTLRTSRGPIYGSCSQIINFSKRTFYSSAKNGYQSNNSHGDTYSSNAHTGPFTYKTAVAFQPKDRDDQIYQKLKDSIKSPTGEDNYFATSNNIHDIFAGVADGVGGWAEHGYDSSAISRELCRKMDEISTALADMSSKEPLLTPKKIIDAAYSKVKDEKVVKVGGTTAIMAHFPSNGKLQVANLGDSWCGVFRSSKLVFQTEFQTVGFNAPYQLSIIPEEMLKEAERRGSKYILNTPADADEYSFQLNKNDIVILATDGVTDNIAADDIELFLKDNSARTKDELQLLSQEFVKNVVRLSKDPNYPSVFSQEISKLTGKNYSGGKEDDITVVFIRVD; encoded by the exons ATGTTTGCGAACATTGGACTTAGGACTTTAAGGACTTCCAGGGGTCCTATATATG GGTCTTGCAGCCAAATCATCAACTTTTCCAAGAGAACCTTCTATTCGAGTGCCAAGAATGGCTACCAATCGAACAACAGTCATGGTGATACTTATAGTTCCAATGCACACACAGGACCATTTACCTACAAGACCGCCGTAGCTTTCCAACCCAAGGATAGAGACGATCAGATATACCAAAAGTTAAAAGATTCTATTAAATCGCCTACGGGGGAAGACAATTATTTTGCTACATCAAACAACATCCATGACATTTTTGCTGGCGTTGCAGACGGTGTTGGAGGATGGGCTGAACATGGATATGATTCTAGTGCCATTTCAAGAGAACTATGCAGAAAAATGGATGAAATAAGTACAGCTTTAGCAGATATGTCATCTAAGGAACCACTCTTAACgcccaaaaaaatcattgacGCTGCTTATTCAAAAGTTAAGGATGAGAAGGTGGTGAAAGTAGGCGGAACAACTGCCATAATGGCCCACTTCCCATCAAATGGTAAGTTGCAAGTTGCTAATTTGGGTGATTCCTGGTGCGGTGTCTTTAGAAGTTCGAAGCTTGTGTTCCAAACAGAGTTCCAAACCGTTGGGTTTAATGCACCCTACCAGTTGTCGATCATACCAGAAGAAATGTTGAAAGAAGCTGAAAGAAGGGGTAGCAAATATATTCTGAATACTCCCGCTGACGCTGATGAATATAGCTTCCaattgaacaaaaatgatattgTTATCTTAGCTACCGACGGTGTAACTGATAACATTGCCGCGGATGATATTgagctttttttgaaagataaCTCTGCCAGAACAAAGGATGAATTACAGCTGTTATCACAGGAATTCGTGAAAAACGTAGTTCGTTTAAGCAAAGACCCTAATTATCCTAGTGTTTTTTCTCAGGAGATTTCTAAACTAACCGGTAAAAACTACAGCGGCGGGAAGGAAGACGACATAACAGTGGTTTTTATAAGAGTTGACTAG